In Lentisphaerota bacterium, the DNA window ACATCCCAGCGCAGCAGTCCCATCTTGAAACCGCGGGTCATGTCCTCAATCGGTCGAATCTCCAATTCGGCATGATCATCCGAGAGCATGCCGTAGAGCGGATGCATGAGGACGTCTGGAAAACGACCGCGCGCTTTAAGCCAGGAATCGACCGGATAGATCGGCGAGGAATGCAAGATATACAGGTTCTTCTGATCGTAGCCCATGTAGATCTGCAGTTGTGTCTGCGGCGGGGCCATGAACTTGAAATTGCCGAACCCCCAGTCGTACCAGAATCCGGAGAGCGCCGAGGCGTCATCCCATTCGCCCGGCGACATGACGCCGTCGATCACGGGTGGCTTGTTGAGGAACGGCACCCGCAAGACGGGCTCATCCACTTTGCTGGCTTCACCGTAGGACGTCGGCACCGCTGCAGGCTCCTGCTGAGCCAGCAGGCCTGCGGCCGCACCGGCGAGGGCGAGGCTGAACAGGACATAAAATCGGGCTCGATTCATTGGGCTTCTCCTTGTGTCAGGCGGATCCTGTCCGTGGCGGCCGACAGCGGTTGATCGGGATCCCTCACTGCGCCTCCGCTGAATACCGCGCCGCTTCCGGCGGCGCCGTGCGGACCGCACGAATGCCGTAGCCGCCTCTGCGTTCCGCATCAACCAGAGCCGCTGCTTTTCGATTCGAGGTGCGCGAGAACTCCATCCCGCCCAGCGCATCCCCGTCATAGCCGTTGAAGTAGCCGCCGCGGAACCCGATACCGACCGCATTCGCCTGCGGCCAGTCCGCAGGCAGGGTCACGGTGCCGAGCCCGTGCGTGGCCAGAAACGTGGCCGGCGACCACCCCTCGATCGTCGCGGCCGTGACCGTGCGCTCGCGCGGCCGCCCCGACTGGCCAACCCCGCGTGTGGGGATTTCGTAGTACGAGTTATGCGCCTCGTCCGGAATGGGCCGCCGCGGACCGCGCATGGCTTTCTCATATTCCAGCTCGGTCATCGGCCGCAACCCGGCCCAGGCCATATAAGCCGCACTGTCCGCCCAGGAAAGCCAGCGTATTCCGGTATGCTTCATCCGGGCGTCCGGGCGGTAATGCACGAATTTGTAAGTGTAGTTCGACGACGTTCCCGTGCGATGGATCTCGCCCGTCCAGGGCATGTAATGACCCGTCGTCTTTCCCGGGCCGACATCCTCGGGTGATGCGTGGTAACGTTCTGTGGCCTGCTCGGGAGTCAGCAGGTTGAGGAAATGGGTATACTGGCTGCCCGACAGCGGGTTGTACGCACAGTAGAATGCCCCATAGCCGTTCGGGAACGTCGAGGGAATCTCGCCGCCGTCCTGCGGTTCCGCTCCGCGCGCCCAGAGTTGGCCCGCCTGCTTCCCGGTCGGAATCGCGGCGGAATGGGTCACCCGGTAGGGCATCGCAACCTGCTTGCCGTCGGTGTACTGGTAGAACCCGTATGATTCCGTGCCGCCGGATCCCAGGAAATACGGCCCCTCCGAAACATAAACCATGATGAGCCCGAAGGCTCCAACCTGGACCTTCGTCTCCGGGGTGATGCCCGGTGTGCCCGCGAGGTCCCAGACCGCCGTCACACCCTGCATGTCGACCGAACTCTTGGACCCCTGGGTGGCCCGCCGGATGAACAGGCCCGTGAATCCGTCCGCGCCGTCCGGCACCAGGAAATCCATCTTTTTGTTGCTCTGTGCGCAGCCGTAGCCCGGGGGATTCAGCACCCGATCCGCCTTCAACCGGACGTGCTGCCAGTCCGTGGCGCCCTCGGCGCGGACCTTGAAGAAGATCCAGGCCGCATCGTGATTCTCCCCGTTCCTCCAGGAGGGGCGCCAGGCGAGGTCTACCGTGATTGTCGCGGTCTCAGGGTCGCGAGGCGCGATCCGAACGTTCTTGCAAGTCACGTCGCGACTGGCAGGATCGTTCACGAAATCCATGACATGGGTGCCCTGAATCTGCGCACGTGCCGCGCCGACGGCCAGCAATGCGGCGAACGCCACCGCGCCTGCCGGGACGAATGTCCTACCCCCTGCTTGCTGCTTCATCGTGCTTATCCTTTCCGTCTGTCGAACCTGCCCGAAGACGCTGACCCGAACCCTGACGCTCTACTCCACCAACACAAACTTCGCGTATAATTTCGCCTTGAACGGCTCGGTGATCAACGGCGCCAACTGGAACCGGTAGCGGGCGGCGGCACCGCCGTCGTTATCAAAAAATCGGAGATAGAAGCAACAGTCCGTGCCCGGCTTCAGCTTGAACCCGGCCAGGGGCAGGCGCAGTTCGTACCGCGTGATCTGGGCGGCCTCGTCCCGGACAACGGCGCGCTTCGCCAGTTTCGACAGCATCTCGGTGGGGTCTGACAGCGCATTCAGCACCTCTCCGTTCGGGGTCAATGCCAGCCACAGATCCGTCTGGTTGGCGTCTGCGTCGATCACCCCAAAGTTCATCGCGTCACCATGCCAGAGGTTGTCCACGCTGTTCGTGTTGAACTGCACATCATCCTTCACCTCGGCGGCGACGCACAACGCCTCGCCATCCCAACCCAGATAGACCTGGATGCTCATGTCCGCAGGACCGCGCCAGGCATTCGTGTTGTCTGTGGAAGGAAACCGCATGTGGTTCGGCTGGATTAAGAAAGCGTCTTTCAACGTCACCGTCGGCTTCTCCCAGTCGTCCAACGCGCCATCCGGCTTTATGGCCTGCTTCATGCGGGGCAGCCGGTACGTTTGCGCCTCCGGGCGCAGGAAGGGCGACAGGGCGGTGTCCTTCGCCGTCTGACCCGTTATCGCTGACCCCGTGGGTGTCGGCGCCGAACGAGCCCCGCGCCAACCGGGATAGGGATCGTTGCTTTGATCCGAGTCGGCATAGAGCGGGTACGTCCGCCCCGCAATCAGCAGGTGGGTCGGAACGAAACCGGCCGGCGACCAGACGGAAGGAACCGCATCGCCACGCAGGATCACCCCTTCAAAATGCGTGACCGGCCAGTCCGACGGCAGCTCCAACGTGCCGCGACCGTGCGAACCTTTGAACGCGCGCCCAACCGCGTCACCCAGGGAGATCGTGCGCTCAAAGAGACGAAGCGCCTGCATGCCGTTGACGCCCCAGTACGAGGGACTCGCGTCATTGGGCACCGCGAACTCCGGGCCGCGCAGGGCTTTTTCGAATTCCAGTTCCGTCATGGGGCGCAAGCCGGCCCACGCCGCATAGCTCATGGCATCCTGCCACGAGATCCAGGGACACAGTTGGTCCGGGCTCGTGGCCGCATAGGTGACGTCTGGCGCTGATCGGGACGCCTCTCGCCTGACCCGCGTGACCGCACGGCCACCGCCGCCGAGGGCCGCGCCATGTCCTTCGATCCAATAGCGCGGTTTGGCCTGTGCGTCCGTCAGCGTATTCAGAAAATCGGCGTATTGCCCCTGTGTAATCCACGGAAACTTCATGCAGTAGAAGGCCGCGTAGCCATTCGGAAAGGCCGCCGGAATCTCGCCTTGATTCTCCGGCTTGATGTCCACGGCCCAGAGACTGCCCTTCTGGCATCCCGTCGGTATCGGGCCGGGACCCTTCACCTGGTACGCAGGAAGCTTGTCTTCTGGGGATCCGATGATCCACGCCGGCACATACCCGACTCGCGAATAGAGGAATGAGGCGACGAAATCCCGACCGTCATTGCGCGTGTATTGGTACAGCCAGTTCTGCTCCGCGCCGCCAAAGCCGTAACCGGCGCCCGGGAAAGGCTCTTCCGCCCCCAGGCCCACGAAGAACGGACCCTCGGGCACATACACCATTTCGATCCCAAAGGCCCGGACTTCCGGTTTCGTCGCGCGGGGTTCGGGGTCCGGTTGTTCCACGACAACCGTCACGCCGCGAGCCGCCACCGGGCCCACCCCGTCGGTCGCGCGGCGCACAAACAGCCCCGTGAATCCGTCGTCGCCGTCCGGCACAACGAATGCCAGGGGCGTGCCGCCCTGTGCCTGGCCATAACCCGCCGGATTCAACACCTGGTCTGCCACCAGCCGAAGCGGCCGCCACTCCGACTTCTCGTCGGCCCGAACCTTGAAAAACACCCAGGCGGCATCATGAAAAACCCCGCGAGACCACGAATGGGCCCAGCGGATGTCGAAGCTCAGGCGGGCCGTCTTCTCATCCTGCGCCAGCGTCACCTGGTCAATCCGCAACCCCTCCTGCCTAACGGCCGGCGCCTCTCGGGCTGGCGCCTGCGGAGGCTCCAGCGGCTCGTCTTCGGGCGCGTCCGCCATCTGAGCGGACGCCACGGATACCGTCACCCGCAAAACACAGGCGAACACCCATCCCTGCATACACGAGAGCGCAGGTCTCCGAAGAAGTGAGCAACAGGTCATGGATGATCATTCTCCTTTGATGCTGTAATCCCCCAGCACATACACACCATCGAGCACGCTGCCCGCCAGCAGCGCGCCGTTCGGCAGTTCCACCAAACCGCGCAACGGAATGGGGCTTTCCAGCGAAACGTTCCATTCAACGCCGTTCCAGTACTGCAAGCCGCCGCGTCTCTGCGTGCTGACCCAAATACGCTTGTCGGACGACATTTTCATCAGATTGACCGCGCCTTCGTCCTGCAGCAGACCCTTCCAGTCGGTGCCATCATACACCCAGATTCCGTTGCCGCTGGTGGCCGCCCAGATTTTGCCGTCGCCGTCTTCCAGCAGCGATAGCACCGCCGTGTTCTCGCGATCCAACTTGCGCTTCCACTCCTCGCCCTGCCGCACCATCACGCCGCCGCTCATCATGCCGCACCAGGTGCGCCCCTGCGAGTCGGTCATGATGCCGGTGATGTTCATTCGGGACAGATGACGCCGGGCTGCCGCCGCACCCTTCGCAGGATCGACCTCCGCGACGCCGTCGCCATCAATGACCAACCAGATCATGCCCTTGGAATCCTGCACCAAATCCAACACGTTGAGCCCATGAAACACCGGCTCCACCACCCAGTCATCGCCCGCAGCCTGCATCAGCGTATTGCGATCAATCGATTCATTCTTGGCGATGGCCCACACCTGCGTGCCGACCGCCTGGATTAATGACACGTTCACCCCGGTGAGCATGGGCACCGTGCGATCACCCTCCACCAACAGGATGCCCTTGCTGTGTCCAATCCACAGCCCGCCAGCCGCACGCTGCGTGATCTCCCAGACCTTCAAGTCTTTGGCTTGCTTCATCGGATGCAACACGCCGTTTTCGATCTTGGCGGCACCCGTGAGCGTGCCGACGAAGACGTGCCCTTTTTCCGGCCCGAGCTTGAGCATCTGGATCTCATCGCCCGGCAACAAAGGCTGCGTCTTCTGCGTGATCTGCTGCCAGGAATCCGCCGCGTGAATGTGCGGAGCGACGATGGCCAGCATGAGGCCAAAACTGTGAATAATGTTTTTCATGAATACCCCTCGTTTTTGTCCCAGTGGCAAGAAGAGTCCATTTTTTTTAAGCAATTTGCATGCCAAGCTGTTTTTGCGAATGACACGCTCCCCTTTCCGAGTCCCGTTACGACTTGCTTTTGGACATTCTAAAAAAATACAAACAATATCGATTGACATACAGTAGTATTAGTTGTAAAGTGTCTCCGTTTTGTGTGGCGAGCCCTTGAGCCGGAGGACAAGACATGACCTCAACACCCTGCCGCTGGCCGTCCGAGCTGGCGCAAGAGATCGAACAGCACGCCCTCGACGTGGGCCGTTTCCTCAGGGGCGAACTGTCCGCTTCGCTCCTGAAATCCCGGCGCGTTCCGCGCGGTATCTATGAACAACGGCAAAACGGCGCCTACATGGTCCGTGTGCGCGTGCCGGGCGGTACGCTCGGCGCCGCCCAGGCGCGGGCGCTGGCTGGCGTAGCCTCACGATACGGCAGCGGCACGCTTTACGTGACGACGCGCCAGGACATCCAGATTCATGACGTGGCGATCGGGCAGACGCCGGACCTCATGCGGGAACTGTTCCGGGCCGGACTCACATCGAAGGGCGGCGGCGGCAATTCGGTGCGGAATATCACCGCCTGCCCCTATGCCGGCATCTGCCCCGCAGAACAATTCGATGTAACCCCCTGCGTCGAAGCGGTTACCGAGTACCTGATCGGCCTGCCCGGCAGTTACAACCTGCCCCGGAAATACAAGATCGCGTTCAGCGGTTGCAGCGCCGATTGCGCCTTGGCCCAGGTCCATGACCTCGGCTTCATCGCGCATAGTCGCGATGGACAACCGGGCTTTAGCGTCTATGCCGGCGGCGGAATGGGCACGGACTCGCGCGTGGCGGATCGTATCGAGGACTGGGTGCCAGCAGGCGAAGTCATCCGCATGGCCGAGGCGGTGCGGAGGCTGTTCGACCGCCTGGGCGATCGCCGCAACCGGCGGCGGGCCCGCCTCCGCTTCGCCGTTGAACGGGTCGGGGCCGATGCGTTCCGCAGACTGGTGCGCGAAGCCGTACAGGTCGCAACTGCCGATGGCGCCCCGACGTGTGAACGTCCGCTCCACTGCAGCGGATCACCCGTCGAACCGGCGGGGGATTACCGCGCCCTGCTCACGCAAACCGGGGACTGCGACGTGCTGCCGCAGCGCCAACCGGGATACGTGGCCGTGCCGTTATACCTGCCGTTGGGAAAAATTGCATGGCGGGCGCTGGCGGCGCTGGCCGATCTCGCGGAACGGTTCAGTTCCGAGAAGATGCTGCGCGCCACTCAAGACCAGAACCTGCTCCTGCCTTTCGTGCGTGAGCCGGATATCGGACCCCTGCGTGAAGCGCTTCAAGGCGTTCTGGGCCCCGAGGCCACCCGTCCTGGCGCCAAGCGGGCCTTCACAACCTGCACGGGCGCGGCGACATGCCGCCTGGGACTGTGCCTGTCGCAGCCTGCCGCCGTCGCCTGTGCCCAGGCGCTCGATGGCGCAGGCCTGGCCCCGTCCACGATACGGGCTGTCGACATCCGGATGAATGGCTGCCCCAATGCCTGCGGGCAGCATCCCATCGGAACCATCGGCCTTTTTGGAGCCGCGCAACGGATTGGCGAACGCCTGATCCCCGCTTACCGGGTGCTGGTG includes these proteins:
- a CDS encoding nitrite/sulfite reductase, with the protein product MTSTPCRWPSELAQEIEQHALDVGRFLRGELSASLLKSRRVPRGIYEQRQNGAYMVRVRVPGGTLGAAQARALAGVASRYGSGTLYVTTRQDIQIHDVAIGQTPDLMRELFRAGLTSKGGGGNSVRNITACPYAGICPAEQFDVTPCVEAVTEYLIGLPGSYNLPRKYKIAFSGCSADCALAQVHDLGFIAHSRDGQPGFSVYAGGGMGTDSRVADRIEDWVPAGEVIRMAEAVRRLFDRLGDRRNRRRARLRFAVERVGADAFRRLVREAVQVATADGAPTCERPLHCSGSPVEPAGDYRALLTQTGDCDVLPQRQPGYVAVPLYLPLGKIAWRALAALADLAERFSSEKMLRATQDQNLLLPFVREPDIGPLREALQGVLGPEATRPGAKRAFTTCTGAATCRLGLCLSQPAAVACAQALDGAGLAPSTIRAVDIRMNGCPNACGQHPIGTIGLFGAAQRIGERLIPAYRVLVGARRGEGRTRLGTLAGAVPARALPAFLADVLRDYEADHASNESFADAFDRKGMRHFQTILERHTHVPTDTDDPTFYRDWGRDEDFSLAGRGAGECGSGVFEIISEDLSAAARALDQAETDAEPGAALFRGLLATVRALLITRGIDSQDPDVILRSFETHFVETGLVDVGFRNLLARARGYLEGGRNAVAGCREEIRRLLDRIQKLYATLDADLRFHEPEAAQAATPPAARSNGALNAG